Proteins found in one Misgurnus anguillicaudatus chromosome 3, ASM2758022v2, whole genome shotgun sequence genomic segment:
- the LOC129445366 gene encoding basement membrane-specific heparan sulfate proteoglycan core protein, which produces MMKLHTAALVLSVLLHTVWAQNPAVSVRPRTAAVKPGETVTFQCRVTSGSQPVQFEWKRTNNQPLGDNVQIDGAVLTITNVRPNNQGNYRCIATNAQGKAAFSASLTIKQPPKVRITPSGPVILMAGESASLECIGSGKPRPSISWFKQEGGSEIVVMSTTTETKAVLQVTVMTAEDAGIFVCRAQNKEGTAEERVELKIQGGVSTGTMPEASVTDTDLTAVEGQTVTMHCQSSGSPTPVISWSKLRAPLPWQHKVTGGSLTLNNVGRQDSGQYICNATNSMGYSEAYVQLEVDSPPYATTLHDEIVARRGEALRLQCLAHGTHPIRFRWTRVSGHMSPGAETTKDGILKISQLKVTDSGTYKCIATNHVGSSEVLTKVTVKA; this is translated from the exons ATGATGAAGCTCCACACGGCAGCTTTGGTCCTTTCTGTTCTTTTGCACACAG TATGGGCTCAGAACCCAGCTGTGTCCGTACGACCTCGTACGGCTGCCGTTAAACCGGGCGAGACGGTGACCTTCCAGTGCAGGGTGACGAGCGGCTCACAGCCCGTCCAGTTCGAGTGGAAGAGGACCAACAACCAACCGCTTGGAG ATAATGTTCAAATTGACGGTGCTGTGCTGACTATTACTAACGTCCGACCCAATAACCAGGGGAACTATCGCTGCATCGCAACCAATGCACAAGGAAAAGCCGCCTTTAGCGCCTCGCTGACCATCAAGC AGCCTCCGAAGGTTCGAATCACACCATCAGGGCCAGTGATCCTCATGGCGGGTGAGAGTGCATCTCTAGAATGCATCGGTTCAGGGAAGCCGCGACCCTCCATCAGCTGGTTCAAACAGGAAGGAGGAAGTGAGATTGTTGTCATGTCCACAACAACAGAAACCAAAGCTGTTCTAcaggtg ACAGTGATGACAGCAGAGGATGCTGGAATATTTGTGTGTCGTGCTCAGAACAAGGAAGGGACTGCTGAGGAGAGGGTGGAGCTTAAGATACAGGGCGGAGTCTCTACTGGCACCATGCCAGAGGCTTCAGTAACCGACACTGACCTCACAGCTGTGGAGGGCCAAACGGTGACTATGCACTGCCAATCTAGCG GCTCGCCCACTCCAGTAATTTCCTGGTCTAAATTGCGGGCGCcattgccatggcaacacaAGGTGACCGGAGGAAGTCTTACTCTCAATAATGTGGGACGGCAGGACTCTG gtcaGTACATCTGTAACGCTACAAACTCAATGGGTTACAGCGAAGCGTACGTGCAGCTGGAGGTGGACT CACCTCCCTACGCCACCACTCTGCACGATGAAATCGTTGCCCGTCGGGGTGAAGCCTTGCGCCTGCAGTGTCTCGCCCATGGCACTCATCCAATCCGCTTCCGCTGGACACGTGTCTCTGGTCATATGTCTCCGGGGGCGGAGACCACCAAAGATGGCATTTTGAAGATTAGTCAGCTGAAAGTGACAGACAGCGGAACGTATAAATGCATTGCAACCAATCACGTAGGATCCAGCGAAGTCCTAACAAAAGTCACTGTTAAAG CTTAA